A portion of the Naumovozyma castellii chromosome 2, complete genome genome contains these proteins:
- the EMP70 gene encoding Emp70p (ancestral locus Anc_8.254) codes for MLSPRLVLFFTFFLSLTRAFYLPGVAPTTYHEGDEIPLLVNHLTPSVYFQRTDANGKSKNKEHFLYSFDYYFDRLHFCKPEHIEKQPESLGSIIFGDRIYNSPFELKMLEEKTCVSLCKSTIPGKDAKFINKLIKNGFFQNWLIDGLPAATQVYDRKTKSEFYGTGFELGFVESFQAIDGQAPATTKPKQTTNEGLELETREAKNVQMVKNIEIAYFVNHYDIQVEYHDRGEGTYRVVGVIVNPVSIKRSTPGTCETTGDPLVLSEDADNDVYFTYSVKFVPSETVWATRWDKYLHTYDPTIQWFSLVNFSIIVLLLSSVVIHSLMKALKSDFARYNEFNLEDDFQEDAGWKLGHGDVFRIPHKSMLLSVLVGSGVQLFLMISCSIFFAALGFLSPSSRGSLATVMFILYALFGFVGSYTSMAVYKFFKGPYWKVNMLLTPFMIPGFIFLTIVGLNFFLMFAHSSGVVPAGTLFFMILLWFIFSIPLAFAGSLIAHKKCTWDEHPTKTNQIARQIPFQPWYLKTWPATMIAGIFPFGSIAVELYFIYTSLWFNKIFYMFGFLLFSFLLLTLTTSLVTILITYHSLCLENWQWQWRGFIVGGVGCAIYVFVHSILFTKFKLGGFATIVLYVGYSTMISLLFCVVTGAIGFLSSLIFVRKIYSAIKVD; via the coding sequence ATGCTATCGCCCCGTTTAGTGTTGTTCTTTACGTTTTTTTTGTCCTTAACTAGAGCATTTTATCTACCTGGTGTTGCACCTACCACGTATCATGAAGGTGACGAGATACCTTTATTGGTCAACCATTTAACTCCATCAGTTTACTTTCAACGTACCGATGCAAACGGTAAATCTAAGAATAAAGAACATTTTCTATATTCTTTTGACTATTACTTTGATAGATTGCATTTCTGTAAACCTGAGCACATTGAAAAACAACCTGAATCACTAGGTTCCATTATTTTCGGTGATAGAATCTACAATTCTCCctttgaattgaaaatgttagAAGAGAAAACATGTGTTTCCCTTTGTAAAAGTACCATTCCAGGTAAAGATGCCAagtttattaataaattaattaagaACGgttttttccaaaattggTTGATTGATGGGTTACCTGCCGCCACTCAGGTCTATGATCGTAAGACCAAGTCAGAATTTTATGGGACTGGGTTTGAACTTGGGTTTGTTGAATCTTTCCAAGCTATCGATGGACAAGCTCCAGCTACTACTAAACCAAAGCAAACTACAAACGAAGGATTGGAACTTGAGACACGTGAAGCGAAGAATGTTCAAATGGtgaagaatattgaaatagCATACTTTGTTAACCATTATGATATCCAAGTTGAATATCACGATCGTGGTGAAGGTACCTATCGTGTTGTCGGTGTTATTGTTAACCCGGTCTCGATCAAACGTTCGACACCAGGTACCTGTGAAACAACCGGTGATCCATTAGTTTTGAGCGAAGATGCAGATAACGACGTTTACTTTACTTATTCTGTAAAATTCGTTCCCTCTGAAACTGTCTGGGCTACAAGATGGGATAAATACTTGCATACATATGATCCAACTATCCAATGGTTCTCCCTGGTTAACTTCTCTATTAttgtgttgttgttatctTCTGTAGTTATTCATTCTTTAATGAAGGCTTTGAAGAGTGATTTTGCTCGTTATAATGAGTTCaatttagaagatgattttcaagaagatgCTGGTTGGAAATTGGGACATGGTGATGTCTTCCGTATTCCTCATAAGTCAATGTTGTTATCAGTCCTTGTAGGTTCTGGTGTCCAATTATTTTTGATGATTTCCTGTAGTATATTCTTTGCTGCATTGGGCTTCTTATCTCCAAGCTCAAGAGGTTCTTTGGCAACTGTTATGTTCATATTATATGCATTATTCGGATTTGTTGGGTCATATACCTCTATGGCAGTGtacaaatttttcaaggGGCCATACTGGAAGGTTAATATGCTTTTGACTCCATTTATGATTCCCGGCTTCATCTTTTTGACTATTGTTGGCTTGAACTTTTTCTTAATGTTTGCACATTCTTCCGGTGTTGTTCCAGCAGGAACCCTATTCTTTATGATCCTATTATGGTTTATCTTCTCAATCCCATTGGCATTTGCAGGTTCTTTGATTGCACACAAGAAATGTACTTGGGATGAACATCCTACTAAGACAAATCAAATCGCAAGACAAATTCCCTTCCAACCTTGGTATTTGAAAACATGGCCTGCAACCATGATTGCTGGTATTTTCCCATTCGGTTCTATTGCAGTAGAATTGTATTTTATCTACACCAGTTTATGGTttaacaaaatattctaCATGTTTGGATTTCTGttgttttccttcttgTTGTTAACTTTAACGACCTCCTTAGTGACAATTTTAATAACTTACCATTCCTTATGTTTAGAAAACTGGCAATGGCAATGGAGAGGTTTTATTGTTGGTGGTGTTGGTTGTGCGATCTACGTGTTCGTTCACTCTATCTTATTTACTAAGTTTAAGCTAGGAGGATTTGCAACGATTGTTTTATATGTAGGCTACTCTACgatgatttctttgttgttttgtGTTGTTACAGGTGCTATTGGGTTCCTAAGTAGTTTGATCTTTGTCAGAAAGATTTACTCTGCCATCAAAGTTGATTGA